A single genomic interval of Lysobacter avium harbors:
- a CDS encoding right-handed parallel beta-helix repeat-containing protein: MLTGLACLAGLLAQPAAAAEWFVSTSGSDTTGDGRLQSPFRTIKHLLAQNEGIARAGDTIVLRGPAGENTYEECDVRLRVPLTLQSYPGERAHVHCDIHTPDSVAIQIDPAASGSTLRNLEISGGAVYGVMMQTNWSQGDVTGNTGASNILLEDLLIRDTGRDGIKITPQSNNVTVRRTEIRNTGAIYPPGTPTEDMNADGIDNVNGSSMLVEDSWIHDIATTGLYFKGGAADVVIQRNRIENTGVAGILVGFDTSPEYFDIGRNPRYYESVRGIVRNNVVRNTAYAGIGLYASKDALVANNTIIDAGRTGHAALYFGISFQDWGSHAGRPPSVNPRLLNNLVRMQGGTCIEIRQSEELGGLQGLDGSPGSNWNGFEDAGCRFVDNRAGTGFLPAAAGSLAQWRKATGSDTDSVQAVFPLDDDGKPLAESPAVGAGTIVADIGDDIEGVKRTPPYSIGAFQSVAPAAAGVVPMTLLPGGARRATAAGSALLAMAPFSEVLPTRQRRWLSMAPWLATLALMLAAITYGALLIRKRNVTGWLWAYLRQDWREPVAAGTTRHLLFCFVDHFEPGWQSPGLAVERARVARWSRDLPTLCAGHRDADGRPPVHTFFYPEEEYRPEHIDALVDLCRQGLGEIEIHLHHDNETEAGLRGTLSGFTELLARRHDALPRDPFSGQPRWAFIHGNWALDNSHPSGRHCGVSNELVILREQGCYADFTLPAAPDPCQTRTINSIYYATGDPARSKSHDTGVRVRTGGVGEGDLMIIQGPLGLRWKDRKFGIFPRIENADVRAGAPPTRERIDGWVKTGIHVAGRPEWIIVKVHTHGAEEVDMDTLLGSAMDEAYAYMESRYNDGEHWKLHYVSARETYNIIKAAECGLSGDPGGYRDFDIPRPAYGVHHVQEARTPVDAAGTEECNAFAS; this comes from the coding sequence ATGTTGACCGGACTTGCATGCCTCGCCGGTTTGCTCGCGCAGCCGGCTGCCGCCGCGGAATGGTTCGTGTCCACCTCCGGCAGTGACACCACCGGTGATGGCCGGTTGCAGTCGCCGTTCCGCACCATCAAGCACCTGTTGGCGCAAAACGAAGGCATTGCCAGGGCGGGTGACACGATCGTGCTGCGCGGGCCAGCGGGAGAGAACACCTACGAGGAATGCGATGTACGCCTGAGGGTGCCGCTGACGCTGCAGTCCTACCCCGGCGAGCGCGCGCATGTGCATTGCGACATCCACACGCCCGACAGCGTGGCCATCCAGATCGACCCGGCCGCGTCGGGCAGCACGCTGAGAAACCTGGAGATCAGCGGGGGCGCCGTCTACGGCGTGATGATGCAGACCAACTGGTCCCAGGGCGATGTCACCGGCAACACCGGTGCGTCCAACATCCTCCTTGAGGACCTGCTGATCCGCGATACCGGCCGTGATGGCATCAAGATCACCCCACAGTCGAACAACGTCACGGTGCGACGCACCGAGATTCGCAACACCGGTGCGATCTATCCGCCGGGCACGCCGACCGAGGACATGAACGCGGACGGCATCGACAACGTCAACGGCTCCTCGATGCTGGTGGAGGACAGCTGGATCCATGACATCGCGACCACCGGCCTGTACTTCAAGGGTGGCGCCGCGGACGTGGTCATCCAACGCAACCGGATCGAAAACACGGGTGTCGCCGGGATCCTGGTGGGTTTCGACACCAGCCCGGAGTACTTCGATATCGGCAGGAATCCGCGTTACTACGAATCCGTCCGCGGGATCGTGCGCAACAACGTGGTCCGCAACACAGCGTATGCGGGCATCGGGCTGTATGCGTCCAAGGATGCGCTCGTCGCCAACAACACGATCATCGACGCGGGCCGGACCGGCCATGCGGCGCTCTATTTCGGCATCAGTTTCCAGGATTGGGGCTCCCACGCGGGGCGCCCGCCCAGTGTCAATCCGCGCCTGCTCAACAACCTGGTGCGGATGCAGGGCGGTACCTGCATCGAGATCCGGCAGTCGGAGGAGCTGGGCGGGCTGCAGGGCCTGGACGGCTCGCCGGGGAGCAACTGGAACGGCTTCGAGGACGCCGGTTGCCGGTTCGTGGACAACCGGGCCGGGACCGGATTTTTGCCGGCTGCCGCAGGCTCGCTGGCGCAATGGCGCAAGGCCACCGGCTCCGATACCGACAGCGTGCAGGCCGTGTTCCCGCTGGATGACGATGGCAAGCCGCTGGCAGAAAGCCCTGCGGTCGGTGCCGGCACCATCGTGGCGGACATCGGCGATGACATCGAGGGCGTGAAACGGACCCCGCCCTACAGCATTGGCGCGTTCCAGAGCGTCGCACCCGCCGCGGCGGGGGTCGTGCCCATGACCCTGCTTCCAGGGGGAGCGCGACGCGCGACAGCCGCCGGCTCAGCGCTTCTCGCGATGGCACCATTTTCGGAAGTCCTGCCCACCAGGCAACGCCGCTGGCTTTCCATGGCACCGTGGCTTGCCACCCTGGCGTTGATGCTCGCGGCGATCACCTACGGGGCACTGTTGATCCGCAAGCGCAACGTCACCGGCTGGCTGTGGGCGTACCTGCGCCAGGACTGGCGCGAGCCGGTCGCCGCAGGCACCACCCGGCACCTGCTGTTCTGTTTCGTTGATCATTTTGAGCCCGGCTGGCAGAGCCCGGGCCTGGCGGTGGAGCGCGCCCGTGTCGCGCGCTGGAGCCGGGACCTGCCAACGCTGTGCGCGGGCCATCGTGATGCCGACGGTCGGCCGCCCGTGCACACCTTTTTCTACCCGGAGGAGGAGTACCGGCCCGAACACATCGATGCGCTGGTGGATCTGTGCCGACAGGGACTGGGCGAGATCGAGATCCACCTGCATCACGACAACGAAACCGAGGCCGGCCTGCGGGGGACGCTGTCCGGCTTCACTGAACTGCTTGCCCGACGCCACGACGCGCTGCCGCGCGACCCGTTCTCCGGCCAGCCGCGCTGGGCGTTCATCCACGGCAACTGGGCGCTGGACAACTCGCATCCCAGCGGGCGCCATTGTGGGGTCAGCAACGAGCTGGTCATCCTGCGCGAGCAGGGGTGCTACGCCGATTTCACCCTGCCCGCAGCGCCGGACCCGTGCCAGACGCGCACCATCAACAGCATCTATTACGCCACCGGCGATCCGGCCCGGTCCAAGTCGCATGACACCGGGGTGCGGGTGCGGACCGGCGGGGTCGGCGAAGGCGACCTGATGATCATCCAGGGGCCGCTGGGCTTGCGGTGGAAGGACCGCAAGTTCGGCATCTTTCCGCGCATCGAGAACGCCGATGTACGCGCCGGTGCTCCGCCCACGCGCGAGCGGATCGACGGCTGGGTAAAGACCGGGATCCACGTCGCCGGGCGGCCGGAGTGGATCATCGTCAAGGTGCACACCCACGGCGCCGAGGAGGTGGACATGGACACGCTGCTGGGGAGCGCGATGGATGAGGCGTACGCGTACATGGAGTCGCGCTACAACGATGGCGAGCACTGGAAACTCCACTACGTCAGTGCGCGCGAGACCTACAACATCATCAAGGCGGCCGAGTGCGGGCTGTCCGGGGACCCGGGTGGCTATCGCGATTTCGATATTCCCCGCCCCGCCTACGGCGTTCACCACG
- a CDS encoding polysaccharide deacetylase family protein — MGKKTKTARLLAAPGLRRVLSRALPWEGVLILNYHRVGDGSRSIHDRDLWSASSDAFDAQLSFLKANSDVIALDEIESALARRGSRHVAITFDDGYLDNYELAYPLLRQHRLPAAFFIATGFIDDPRLPWWDEIAMLVRTTTVEQLDLGEWVAGPLLLEGGRRAEVIRTLLGAYKALPGDEAAKLLGSLREQARCGSNSAPATKHWMDWTMIRDMAANGMTIGGHTVHHPVLSRRSLAQQRAEISGCAARLRAELGQAMDYFAYPVGSPDAFDERTRQCLQDAGVRLAFSYYGGIATRQSARYDIPRVAVAARMENHLFRAMAALPQFFCRRSEHLVESTEPSL, encoded by the coding sequence ATGGGGAAGAAGACAAAGACGGCACGATTGCTGGCAGCGCCTGGCCTGCGCAGGGTGCTGTCGAGGGCGTTGCCCTGGGAAGGCGTGCTCATCCTCAACTACCACCGCGTCGGCGATGGCAGCCGGTCGATCCACGATCGCGACCTGTGGAGCGCGTCCAGCGACGCGTTCGACGCCCAGCTGTCGTTCCTCAAGGCCAACAGTGATGTCATCGCGCTGGACGAAATCGAGTCCGCCCTGGCACGGCGTGGCAGCCGCCACGTCGCCATTACCTTTGACGACGGCTATCTCGACAACTATGAACTCGCCTATCCACTGCTGCGCCAGCATCGGCTGCCCGCGGCGTTCTTCATCGCCACCGGCTTCATCGACGACCCCCGCCTGCCATGGTGGGACGAGATCGCCATGCTGGTCCGCACCACCACCGTTGAACAGCTGGACCTGGGCGAATGGGTAGCCGGCCCCCTGCTGCTGGAAGGCGGCCGGCGGGCCGAGGTAATCCGCACCCTGCTGGGTGCCTATAAAGCACTGCCGGGGGACGAGGCGGCGAAATTGCTTGGCAGCCTGCGCGAGCAGGCGCGGTGCGGTTCCAACAGCGCACCCGCCACGAAGCACTGGATGGACTGGACCATGATCCGCGACATGGCCGCCAACGGCATGACCATCGGCGGGCATACCGTCCATCATCCGGTTCTGTCCAGGCGCTCGCTGGCGCAGCAGCGCGCCGAGATCTCGGGCTGCGCGGCGCGGCTGCGCGCGGAACTGGGCCAGGCGATGGACTACTTCGCCTATCCCGTGGGCAGCCCGGATGCGTTCGATGAGCGCACCCGCCAGTGCCTGCAGGATGCCGGCGTGCGCCTCGCGTTCTCCTACTACGGCGGCATCGCCACTCGACAATCGGCGCGCTACGACATCCCCCGCGTCGCTGTCGCGGCACGGATGGAAAACCACCTGTTCCGGGCGATGGCGGCGCTTCCGCAGTTTTTCTGCCGCAGGAGCGAGCACCTCGTCGAAAGCACGGAACCATCGCTATGA
- a CDS encoding J domain-containing protein, whose translation MTGDTDFLKLYRQLGVHPGCSLQTFKQAYRRRVRELHPDRIPTVRDSSERLKELNLDYAAALAFHRRHDRLPGTAPDSRARFSRPPPAPERTLPARTLPTRRHPSPALPYEPPNRWLLLVFSLVAIIPLCTLLPSHGIDATGTPDDASTASGAPTEIAPVVVELGMDAASVAALLGAPEINADNEEHWFYGPSWIRFECGEVVEWHSSVLRPLPVADPGTASHARAHKPARRTKRCTARPRRTSRVHPADRIFAPGFGLA comes from the coding sequence ATGACCGGCGATACCGACTTCCTGAAGCTGTACCGGCAGTTGGGAGTGCACCCTGGATGCAGCTTGCAGACCTTCAAGCAGGCCTACCGACGCCGGGTGCGGGAACTGCATCCCGACCGGATCCCAACCGTCCGGGATAGTTCGGAGAGACTCAAGGAATTGAACCTGGACTACGCGGCGGCGCTCGCCTTCCACCGGCGCCATGACCGGCTCCCCGGGACGGCTCCCGACTCGAGAGCGCGTTTCTCCCGGCCACCGCCAGCTCCTGAGCGGACGCTACCGGCGCGGACGCTACCCACCCGCCGGCACCCGTCGCCCGCACTTCCCTACGAGCCTCCAAACCGCTGGCTGCTGCTCGTCTTCAGCCTGGTGGCGATCATCCCGCTGTGCACCCTGCTCCCCAGCCATGGGATAGACGCGACCGGGACACCGGACGATGCGTCCACCGCTTCAGGCGCCCCGACGGAAATCGCCCCGGTCGTCGTCGAACTGGGCATGGACGCGGCCAGCGTTGCCGCGTTGCTGGGTGCGCCGGAGATCAACGCCGACAATGAAGAACACTGGTTTTACGGCCCATCGTGGATCCGTTTCGAGTGCGGCGAGGTGGTGGAATGGCACAGCTCGGTGCTGCGGCCGCTGCCGGTGGCCGATCCGGGTACGGCATCCCACGCCCGCGCCCACAAGCCCGCGCGTCGGACGAAGCGATGCACGGCCAGGCCCCGGCGGACGTCGCGGGTCCATCCTGCCGACCGGATCTTCGCGCCCGGCTTCGGCCTCGCCTGA
- the asnB gene encoding asparagine synthase (glutamine-hydrolyzing) produces MCGIAGYLGQPLGAGHDRATLEAMIRTLRHRGPDGFGFHVDAGIGLAHARLSIIDIATGAQPIRNRRGTVWTVFNGEIFNYLELRAALEAKGHRFYTRSDTEVIVHLYDRYGDDFVQHLNGQFAIALWDATRQRLVLARDRFGIRPLYYTRARNALWFASEMKALFAVVPEQAQLSPRGLIQTFSYWAPLDPDTAYEEVYSLPPGHLMTVEIDGRSTFRRYWDWDFPDAAQAAQTPEWRNIDEAAAELRERLIEAIRLQLRADVPVGAYLSGGLDSSGIVALIRSFTDNPVRTFSVAFDQPEFDESAHQQAMVRHLGTEHSTLKVGAADIGAAFPCFVAHTETPVLRTAGVPLMLLAKMVREHGTKVVLTGEGADEVFGGYDLFKEAKVRRFWARQPESTLRPRLLGRLYGYLENSPAANPALAAAFFGQGLQHIDRAVFAHAPRWTTSQRALSFLSPELRATAADWDAFAFAESRLPENIMAWAPLARDQYVEAKTLLAGYLLSSQGDRAATAHSIEGRFPYLDHTVVEFVNRLPPAWKIQGLTEKAILRKALGDLLPADIASRTKQPYRAPDSQSFFVNGQPLDYVEALFDPAHLRATGLFDTSAVSRLFAKARAGKVTGFADNQAFVGILSTLLLSQRRSGASDPFPQEHVGDYGPVPQTV; encoded by the coding sequence ATGTGCGGCATTGCAGGCTATCTGGGTCAACCGCTGGGGGCCGGGCACGATCGCGCGACCCTTGAGGCGATGATCCGCACCCTGCGCCACCGCGGGCCGGACGGATTCGGCTTCCATGTGGACGCCGGCATCGGCCTGGCACACGCGCGGCTGTCGATCATTGACATCGCGACCGGCGCGCAACCGATCCGCAATCGCCGGGGCACGGTCTGGACCGTCTTCAACGGCGAGATCTTCAACTACCTCGAGCTGCGTGCGGCACTGGAAGCGAAGGGCCATCGCTTCTACACGCGCTCCGATACCGAAGTGATCGTGCATCTCTACGACCGCTACGGCGATGACTTCGTCCAGCACCTCAACGGCCAGTTCGCCATCGCGCTGTGGGACGCCACGCGGCAGCGACTGGTCCTGGCCCGGGACCGCTTCGGCATCCGGCCGCTCTACTACACCCGCGCCCGCAACGCGCTGTGGTTCGCCTCCGAAATGAAGGCCCTGTTCGCCGTCGTGCCCGAGCAAGCGCAGCTGTCGCCGCGCGGCCTGATCCAGACCTTCAGCTATTGGGCACCGCTGGATCCGGACACCGCCTACGAAGAGGTTTACAGCCTGCCGCCCGGCCATCTGATGACCGTTGAGATCGATGGCCGCAGCACGTTCCGGCGCTACTGGGACTGGGATTTCCCCGACGCCGCGCAAGCCGCGCAGACGCCCGAATGGCGCAACATCGATGAGGCCGCCGCCGAACTGCGCGAGCGCCTGATCGAAGCCATCCGACTGCAGTTGCGCGCCGACGTGCCGGTGGGCGCCTACCTCAGCGGCGGCCTGGACTCCTCCGGCATCGTCGCCCTGATCCGCAGCTTCACTGACAATCCGGTGCGCACCTTCTCCGTGGCCTTCGACCAGCCCGAATTCGACGAAAGCGCCCATCAACAGGCAATGGTGCGCCACCTCGGCACCGAGCACAGCACGCTGAAAGTGGGCGCGGCGGACATCGGCGCGGCATTCCCGTGCTTTGTCGCCCACACCGAGACCCCGGTCCTGCGTACCGCCGGCGTGCCGCTGATGCTGCTCGCCAAAATGGTTCGCGAGCACGGCACCAAGGTCGTGCTTACCGGCGAAGGCGCCGATGAGGTCTTCGGCGGCTACGACCTGTTCAAGGAAGCCAAGGTGCGCCGGTTCTGGGCCCGCCAGCCGGAGTCCACATTGCGGCCCAGGCTGCTGGGTCGCCTGTACGGCTATCTGGAAAACTCCCCCGCCGCCAATCCGGCGCTGGCAGCGGCGTTCTTCGGCCAGGGACTGCAGCACATCGATCGCGCCGTGTTTGCCCATGCTCCGCGATGGACCACCTCGCAGCGGGCGCTGTCATTCCTGTCGCCCGAGCTGCGCGCCACTGCCGCGGACTGGGACGCCTTCGCCTTCGCCGAATCGCGCCTGCCGGAAAACATCATGGCCTGGGCCCCCCTGGCCCGCGACCAGTACGTGGAAGCCAAGACCCTGCTCGCCGGCTACCTCCTGTCCAGCCAGGGCGACCGCGCGGCCACGGCCCATTCGATCGAAGGCCGCTTCCCTTACCTGGACCACACCGTGGTCGAGTTCGTCAACCGCCTGCCGCCGGCGTGGAAGATCCAGGGACTCACCGAGAAGGCGATCCTGCGCAAGGCGCTGGGTGACCTGCTCCCCGCCGATATCGCCTCGCGCACCAAGCAGCCGTACCGCGCGCCCGACAGCCAGAGCTTCTTCGTCAACGGCCAGCCGCTGGACTACGTGGAAGCGCTGTTTGACCCGGCCCACCTGCGGGCGACCGGACTGTTCGATACCTCGGCAGTGTCGCGGCTGTTTGCCAAGGCGCGCGCAGGCAAGGTCACCGGCTTTGCCGACAACCAGGCCTTCGTCGGCATCCTGTCGACTTTGCTGCTGTCGCAACGTCGCTCGGGCGCGTCAGATCCATTCCCGCAAGAGCACGTCGGCGACTACGGTCCAGTTCCGCAGACGGTATAA